The following are encoded together in the Cynocephalus volans isolate mCynVol1 chromosome 4, mCynVol1.pri, whole genome shotgun sequence genome:
- the LOC134376147 gene encoding tripartite motif-containing protein 43-like — MDSNTFQNEFICSVCMNYFIDPVTIGCGHSFCRPCLCICWEEAPHPPSCPVCRTTSHEIILKTNIVLKTRVFLARRARPYQLPSSAEDICGIHRKTKNFFCEVVKDVLCSLCCKSKEHVGHRHCSVDWTAEEYRQKLLKQMRSVWEKTQENQRNLNRETSVIQMWMDYVNLRRKMIRAEYWKVCQLLYGEEQHYLERLEKERKEIFQQLMESEDCMALKGKLLRGMYEELKEMCHKPDMELLQHFGTTLKRSESVQLNMPQPVNPELSSWPITGLIDRLNQFQVYISWEDEIAACHVPLFEDLRHLRSTPALLDVVHNPTRSKCFLAWGAQPFTSGRHYWEVDVGGCGNWIIGFCNDSWTKRNDMMVNSEGIFLLFCVKEETCCRLFTSSSLLPHYVERPLGPVGVFLDYECGTLSFVNAAHSSLICSLFSCSFSSSLRPFFCAGTT, encoded by the exons ATGGATTCCAATACCTTCCAGAATGAATTCATTTGTTCCGTTTGCATGAATTACTTTATAGACCCGGTCACCATAGGATGTGGGCACAGCTTTTGTAGGCCTTGTCTCTGTATCTGCTGGGAGGAAGCCCCACATCCTCCTAGCTGCCCTGTGTGCAGGACAACATCACATGAAATAATCTTGAAAACCAACATCGTATTGAAGACACGGGTGTTTCTTGCCAGACGGGCAAGACCATACCAATTACCCAGTTCTGCAGAAGACATCTGTGGGATACACAGAAAAACTAAGAACTTCTTCTGTGAGGTTGTCAAGGACGTGCTCTGTTCACTGTGCTGTAAGTCTAAGGAGCATGTGGGTCACCGACACTGTTCCGTTGATTGGACTGCTGAGGAATACAGG CAAAAGCTCCTGAAGCAAATGAGGTCTGTGTGggaaaagacacaagaaaatcagagaaatctAAACCGAGAAACCAGCGTAATTCAAATGTGGATG GATTACGTGAATCTACGGAGGAAGATGATTCGTGCTGAGTACTGGAAAGTGTGCCAATTGCTCTATGGGGAAGAGCAACACTATTTAGAgagactggaaaaggaaagaaaagagatttttcaACAACTCATGGAAAGTGAAGACTGTATGGCCCTAAAGGGGAAACTCCTAAGAGGAATGTATGAGGAACTGAAGGAAATGTGCCATAAACCAGACATGGAGCTGCTCCAG CATTTTGGAACCACGTTGAAAAG GAGTGAGTCTGTGCAGCTTAACATGCCCCAGCCTGTGAACCCAGAGCTCAGTTCCTGGCCCATCACTGGACTGATAGACAGGCTCAACCAATTCCAAG TATATATTTCCTGGGAAGATGAAATAGCCGCTTGTCACGTGCCCCTGTTTGAAGATCTGAGACATTTGCGCTCTACTCCTGCTCTTCTCGATGTTGTCCATAATCCAACAAGGTCAAAGTGTTTCCTCGCATGGGGAGCCCAGCCGTTCACTTCTGGCCGACATTACTGGGAGGTGGATGTGGGGGGGTGTGGGAACTGGATCATTGGATTTTGTAATGATTCCTGGACAAAGAGGAATGACATGATGGTTAACTCCGAGgggatttttctacttttctgtgtcAAGGAGGAGACTTGCTGCCGTCTCTTTACCTCCTCCTCACTCCTGCCTCACTACGTGGAAAGGCCTCTCGGCCCCGTAGGGGTGTTCCTGGATTATGAATGTGGTACACTGAGCTTTGTTAATGCGGCCCATAGTTCCCTCATCTGTAGTCTCTTCTCctgttccttctcttcttctctgcGACCTTTCTTTTGCGCTGGAACCACATGA